The region GGGCAAGGTCGCCGCGCTCCGCTGCGACGTATCCCGGCGGGACGAGGTCATCACGCTCGTGCGCCAGGTGAACGAGCATCTCGGGCCGGTCGACGTGCTGATCAACAACGCCGGCATGATCGAGGTGGGGCCGGCCGAGGAGATGACCGTCGATGACTACGAGCGGGCGATGGGCGTGCACTTCCATGGGCCGCTCTACGCCATGACCGAGGTCGTTTCCGACATGCGCGAGCGGGGCGCGGGGCGGATCGTCAACGTCGCGTCGGTGGGCGGGAAAATCTCCGTGGCGCACCTGCTGCCGTACTGCGCGAGCAAGTTCGCGCTCGTGGGGCTCTCGAGCGGGTTTCGCGCAGTGCTCGCGGCGGACGGCATTGCTGTCACCACCGTCTGTCCGGGGCTCATGCGCACGGGGAGCCCGCGAAACGCCGCGTTCAAGGCGCGGCACCGCGCCGAGTACGCCTGGTTCAGCATCGGCGACGCGCTGCCGGTGCTCTCGATGGATGCGGAGTGCGCGGCGCGGCGGATCCTCGAGGCGTGTCGCCGAGGTGATGCGGAGCTCGTGATGCCGGCGACGACCGCAGCCGCCGTGAAGCTGAGCGCGCTCTTTCCGGCGGCGGCCGCCGCCGCGCTCACGCTGGTGGAGGAGATCCTTCCCCGGCCGGGCGGCATCGGCGTGGACACAAAGCGGGGGTACGAGAGCACATCGCGCTGGTCACCGTCGTGGCTCACCACGTTGAGCGACCGCGCAGCCGTGCGCAACAATCAGTTTTCCTAGAGCACGCCCCACCAGTCGGGATTCACGTCGACACTGAGGCCGAAGCCGCCGTCGCGGAGGCCTACACCTGCCTCGACGCGAATGAGCCCGAGAAACAGCTCGGCCGCGAGCCCCGCCACCGGCCGGATGCCGCCCGTGGGCGCCCACGGGAGGCCGGCGTACGAGCGATCCGCCCAGCCGGCGGCGACGAACGGCGCCAGTATCACCCTGTGGCCGGTCGAGGCGAACGAGCCAAGCGGAATGGCGGGCGCCGGGACGTCGAAGCGCCACTCGAGGTGCGCGAGCGCGTAGCGCCGGCCGCCATAGGCGCGAAATGGCTCGCCCGGGAGCGTCGAGCGTCCGCCGAGCACGAAGCTCCGGTAGGCAGGCAACCCGTCGCTCCCGATGCCGCCGCGTGCCCAGGCGAGGAGGCTGGTGCCGCCGAGCGCGGTGCGCCAACGGACGTCGGCGGCGGCGCGCACGTAGTCGGTGGGCCCGTCGCCGCCCTCGATGAGAAGGCTGCCGCCCAGGTCGTGTTGAAGGGCGACACCGCCGCCCAGCCGCTCCAGCCGGAGCCGCGCGATGCGATAGCTGCCGGCGCCGAGCGGCGGGTTCGGCCGATAGGTGCCGTTCGCGGGCGAGGCCGCCACATCGACGGATCGGCTCCGCTCGATGGCGAGCTCGAGCCCGACGCGCGTGCGCACCGACGTGGGGTGATCGACGCCGATGCCGGCGTCGTCGAGCAGCACGTAGTCGCCGTGGTCGTCGCCCCCCTCCTGCGAGGTGAACGAGTTCACCGCGCGCGAGATGACGGGCACGTCGCTGAAGTCGCGGATTCGGCGCCGGCCGTACACGTGAAGCGTGGTGGCGCCGAGCCCCGCCTCGAGTGAGAGCCCGCCGGTCACACGCTCGTCGGAGGTGCCGAACGCGAGCGACGGCCGCACCCGGAGTCGCCGTTGCGCAAGTGCCAACGTGGCGCCCGCGCCGAGCGTGAGTCCCTGAACCCGGTTCACGTGAACGAGATCGCTCAGCGAGCCGGCCGAAAGTTGCGACGCGGGCAGTCCGGCAAGCGCGTGGGCGCCGGCGATCCGCTCCACCTCGAGCCGGAGCGATTCCATCTCCTCCCGGTTGAGCGGTGCGGCGACATCGGCGATGGCGTCGGACAGCGGCCGGTCCCATGTGGAGTCGCCCGGCACCGCGCGCTCCGCCTGCTGCAGGCCGCCGATGGCGGGACCCGCGAGCACCGCGGGCGGGATGGCGACGTCGAGGTCGTAGTCGTCGATCTCCCACCGCCCGCGGATGGTCCACCGCAGCGGGAAGTCGAGCCATGCGGCGCGGCGGCGGATCTCGATCTCCTGACGGTACGGCAGCCAGAACCGGCCCTCCTGGAGCGAGTTCTCCAGCACGACGTCGATACTTTCGAGTTGCTTGTCGAGGTACGCGGCGGGCGTAAAGCTGAACCGGAACCGCACCAGCTCGGCGCTTTCGGCATCGAGGTACAGCGTGCCGACCACGAGCGGCCGCGCGTAGGAGCGGGGCCGCACCCGCACTTCGCGCACCCGCACCACGCCGCGGGGGCCGCGGATCGCGACCGAGTCGCCGAGCGCGAAGTCGTACGCCGCGAGCCCCGCCCAGGAGAGCGGATGCACCGCGTCGCGCACCTCGTCGCCCTCGCCGATCCGGATCAGGTCGCCGAAGTTGCCGGTGACGATGCCGAGGTGATCGCGGTGGTAGTTGACGTCGGTGGGGAGATAGCGGCCGTCGCGCCAGGCGGTGATGACCTGCTTGCTCCGGTCCGGGGCCTGCCAATACACTTCGTTCTTCAACTCGTCGGCCTTCACCAGGCGCGGCGGCCCCGATAGCCCTTCGTTTCCGATCTGCGCCAGAAAGAAAACG is a window of Gemmatimonadales bacterium DNA encoding:
- a CDS encoding SDR family NAD(P)-dependent oxidoreductase → GKVAALRCDVSRRDEVITLVRQVNEHLGPVDVLINNAGMIEVGPAEEMTVDDYERAMGVHFHGPLYAMTEVVSDMRERGAGRIVNVASVGGKISVAHLLPYCASKFALVGLSSGFRAVLAADGIAVTTVCPGLMRTGSPRNAAFKARHRAEYAWFSIGDALPVLSMDAECAARRILEACRRGDAELVMPATTAAAVKLSALFPAAAAAALTLVEEILPRPGGIGVDTKRGYESTSRWSPSWLTTLSDRAAVRNNQFS